A stretch of DNA from Aliarcobacter thereius LMG 24486:
AAAAATTATTAACTATTTTTTATATTTAAAAAGATTTAATTTTGAAGGAAAACTTCTTGAATGGATGGAAAAAATTGTTATTCCAAATGAGATATTAAATATTTGTAATTTTTTTGATGATAAATCAAAATTAAAAAATGGAATAAATGAAGATTTAGACAATATAAAAGAAGCAATAAATAGAAACAAAGAAGAGATAAAACAAAGTTTATATAAGCTTGTAAACTCTCCAAAACTAAGAACTTATCTTGTAGATATGCAAGTTCATTTTATAAATAGTGAAGAGTGTTTATTGGTTCGAGGTGGATTTAATCATGCTTTAAATGCAAGTGTAATTGATAGATCAAACTCTGGGTTCTTTTATGTTGTTCCTCATAGTATTAGTGAGTTAAAACAAAAAAGAAGTGATTTAGAAAATAAACAAGAAGAGATTTTATTTAAGATTTGTAAAGAGATATCTCATATCTTTGAAAAAAATCTTCTATTTTTAAAGTTTATAAATAAAGAGTTTGATAAGTTTGATCATTATCAAGCTAGAATATTTTTCTCAAAAATAGATGACAAAAACTTTATTTTACCTACAAAAGATGGAATAAATAAACTTGTAGAGTTTTCTCATCCAGCTTTAGTAAATGCAAAACCAATTAGTGTAGATTTTTCTAAAAAAGTAATTATGCTAACAGGAGTAAATGCTGGTGGAAAAACAATGATGCTAAAATCTATTTTAAGTGCTATTTTTTTATCTAAATATTTACTTCCTTATAAAACACATAAAAGTACAGTTGTAAGTAATTTTAAATCAATAAACGCTATTTTAGATGATCCACAAAGTGTAAAAAATGATATATCTACTTTTGCTGGAAGAATGTTAGAATTTTCTAAATTATTTGAAGTTAAAAATGCAATAATTGGTGTTGATGAGATTGAACTAGGAACAGACTCTGATGAAGCAGCTAGTTTATTTAAAGTAATAATTGAAGATTTAATAAAAAATGATATTAAAATCATAATAACAACACACCATAAAAGATTAGCTGCTCTTATGGCAGCAAATCCAGATGTTGAGCTTATTGCTGCACTTTATGATGAAGAGAATCAAAGACCAACTTATGAGTTTTTACAAGGAACTATTGGTAAGTCATATGCTTTTGAAACAGCACTAAGATATAAAATCCCTTTAGGTGTTGTAAAAAGAGCAAAAGAGGTTTATGGAGAAGACAAAGATAGATTAAATGAACTTATTGAAAGAAGTAGTGAACTTGAAAGAGAATATAGGCAGAAAATAGCAAATCTTGATAATGAAATTGAAAATTATAAGAGATTGACAAGCAATTTAAAAGAGCAAAAAGAGAGCTTAGATGAACATATTTATAGTGAGAAATCTAAACTTCATAAAGAGTACAAAGATGCTAGAGATGAAGCAAAAAAAGCTATAAAAGCAAAACTTATAAAAGAATCACATCAGCACCTAAATATATCTCATAAAATGGCAAAAGATATTGAAATTGAGAAAGTTCAAGAGCAAATAGAGTTTAAAGTAGGGGATAGAGTTAAATATAGAACTACAAAAGGAACTATTGTATCAATTAAAGGTGCAAAAGCATTTATTGAAAATGATATGGGAATTAAAGTTCAAGTTATGATTAGTGATTTAAGTAGAAGTGGAAATCCTCCACCAAAGATTCCTACAAAAAAAGCTATTGTAAATATTGCTAAACCAGAAAGTGGAAATATAAAATTAGATTTACATGGACAAAGAGCAGAAGAAGCTATTGATAACTTGGATAAGTTTTTAAGTGATGCACTTTTGGCTGGATTTGAAGAGGTTTTAGTTTATCACGGAATTGGTACAGGAAAATTAGCATTTGCAGTAAAAGAGTTTTTGAAAAAGCATCCAAGAGTAAAAGGTTTTGAAGATGCTCATCCTAGTAGTGGAGGTTTTGGAGCTAAAGTTATAAAACTTTAATCTCCAGTATTTATATCATCTGAAATCACTTTTTTAGTACATAATATCTTTTTAATTCTATTATCTTGTACTTCTAAAATTTCATAGCTACAATCTTTATCTTCTATTATCTCTCCAACAGTAGGAAGTCTTCCTATTAGGTTTAAAATTCTTCCACCTATTGTTACAGATATTTCATTTTTATCAAAATGAATTTCTAAAAGTTCTTCAACTTTTTCAATATTTACAATTCCATCGAATTCATAGATATTTTCATCTATTTCTTGAATTAATTTATCATTTGGATCATGCTCATCTGTTGTTTCACCAATAATCTCTTCTAAAATATCATCCATAGTAATTAAACCAGAAGTTCCACCATATTCATCTACAACTAAAGCTAAGTGAATTCTACTTTTATTCATCCTTGTTAGAATTATAGAAATAGAAGTATTTTCAGGAACCATAATAATCGGTCTTACTAAAGAAGAGATATTAATCTCTTTATTTGTTAAAGCACTATTTAAGATATCTCTTGTATGAACCATTCCTACAATATTATCTTTACCACCTATGCAGTAAGGATATCTTGTGTGTTGAGTGCTTGTTACTCTTCTTATGTTTTCTTCATAACTCTTTTCAGAGTTTAAACAAATCATATCTTTTCTAGGAGTCATAATTTCTTTTGCAACTGTTTCAGAAAAATCAACAGCATTTTTAATAATTTCACTCTCAACTGAATCAATATGTCCACCTCTGAAACTTTCATTTACAATGATTCTAAGCTCTTCTTCTGAGTGAGATAGTTCATGCTCTGTTGCTGGTTTTATACCTAAAGCTCTTATAACAAAAGCAGCAACAATATCAAAAAATCTAATAAGTGGATAAAAAACTATCCAAAATATATAAAGTGGTCTTGCAATATATAAAACCATAACTTCAGCTTTTGCAATAGCAATAGATTTTGGAACAATCTCTCCAAAAACAACATGTAAAAAAGTAATCATAGAAAATGCAATGATAAAACTAACTGTATGAAGTAATACAGGATTATTTGCAAGAAATGAAAAGTTTGCTTCTATTAGTTTTGCCAAAGTAGGTTCACCTATCCAACCAAGGGCTAGTGATGAAAATGTAATACCAAGTTGAGTTGCACTTAAATAAGTATCAAGAGAGTTTGACATTTTTAGTGCTAAAACAGCACCACCTTTTCCTTGTTTAACAAATTCTTCCAATTTTGTTCGCCTAACTTTAACAATTGCAAACTCTGAGAGAACGAAGAAACCATTTAAAAAAACTAAAAACACTGCTAATAAAAGCATTAAAATGGACTGTATATCGGGATCCAATTTTTTCCTTTAAGTTAAATTATTTTTTGAGTAAGAAATATAAACAATATTGACTTAATTTATGCTTTTTTTAATTGAAATATAAGTAATTATCTTGTAATGCTAATCCCAAAACCAATATTTGTAACTTCTCTATCATAATCAATAAAACTATGACCATATCCATGACTTACTTGAAATAGAAAAAAAGTATTATCGTTGTTTAGAAATTTAGGAAAAGGAATATTCCAATTTAATTCAGCATATCCTTTATTTTGGCTATTAAATCTTAAGTTATTTCTTAAAAGCAATTCAAAACTATGTTTTTTATAAAAATAGATTAATTTTAAATCTCCATAACCATAATATTTGTAAAAATCAGGATTATCATCAATATTATTTCTTTCAAGAATTCTATACCAAACTCTAGGAATTATAAAAAGATTATCAAATTGAAATGTACTTTCTATATAAAATCTATTTGATGATCTTGATTCTTCTTTATCTTTTCCATTTGACATATGGTATAAAGATAATCTAAGTAGTTTTAAATATTTATAATCTTTATAAAAATCTAAAAAAAGTTCTGGTTCATAAACTGTTTCTCTAAATGGTGCAGAATCAGCTGTTGTTTGCCAAAAAGATTTTTGAGTATATGCAACATTTAAAGTATCATTATCTGAAAAAAGATTACTAGCTAGATTCTTTTGTAAACTAAATTGAAATATTGTTTCAATATCTTTTCTCTCACCTTCAAAATCATTAAAATAATAAGAAGCAGGTAAAATATAATTTGATTTAAAAGGTAATAAGCCAAAATTTTTTGTTGAATATTGTTTTATTGAATAATTTGTATCTTTTTCTTCTATTTTATTTATATTTTTCTCAAAATAGTTTTCAAGTTTTTCTTCTAAATTATCATTTGCAAAACTTATTGAAATAAATAAAAAGTATAAAAATATTCTCATAAACAATCTTTGTATTAAAATTTTGGCTTAATATTACATAAAAATTGGTTTATAGATTATAAAAGCGATAAAGTGATATACTTTTTTCTAATTTTATAAAACAAAGGTAAGATAAGAAATGTTAGTTGCTCCATCTATATTGTCAGCAGATTTTGGAAATTTAGAAAAAGATATAAAAGCTATTTGTGATGCTGGATGTGATTTAGTTCATGTTGATGTTATGGATGGACATTATGTACCAAATTTAACTATTGGACCTGTTGTTGTTGAAGCTGTTGCAAAAGTTGCTACAAAACCACTTGATATTCATTTAATGGTTGAAAATAACAACTTTTTTGTTGATCTTTTTGCTCCATTAAAACCAAAATATTTGTCTTTTCATATTGAAAGTGAGAAACATCCACATAGATTAATTCAAAAGATTAGAAGTTTAGGAATTAGTCCAGCTATTGTTTTGAATCCTCATACGAGAGTTGAGGATATTGAATATTTATTAGAAGATTTAGATATGGTTTTATTAATGTCAGTGAACCCTGGTTTTGGTGGACAAAAATTCATACCAATAGTTATTGAAAAAGCAAAAAAATTAAAAGAACTTATAATCAAAAGAAATCCATCTTGTCTAATAGAAGTTGATGGTGGAGTTAGTAATAAAAACATAAAAGAGTTAAAAGAATCAGGAGTTGATATTGTTGTTGCTGGTTCTTATGTTTTTGGAAGTTCTAATTATGAAGAAGCGATTAAAAGCTTAAAAATATAAAGAAGCAAAAATGAGAGTTAAAATTTGTGGAATTACAAACTATGAAGATGCAATAAATGCAGTAAATGCTGGTGCAAGTGCTTTGGGCTTTGTTTTTTATGAAAAATCTCCTAGATATATAAAACCACAAAATGCTCTACTTATAGTTGAAAAATTACCACCTTTTGTACAAATTGTTGGACTTTTTGTAAATGAAACTACTGAAAATATAAATAAAATATCTTTAGAATCAAAAATGCAAGTAGCTCAAATAATTGATGATAAAAATATAGTTGATTATTCAAAATTAAATATAAAAGCTATAAAAGTTGTAAGAGTTAAGGAAAAAGAAGATTTAGAAAAACTTGAAAACATTTACTATTTGGTTGATGCTTTTGTTGATAGTTTTGGTGGAGCTGGGAAAAGAATAGATTTAGATTTCTTTAAAAATATAGATTGCTCAAAATTTATTCTTGCTGGAGGATTAAGCAAAGATAATTTAAAAGAGCTAAATGGTTTTGGGTTTTTTGCTATTGATGTAAGTAGTGCTGTTGAAAAAGAGAAAGGCAAAAAAGATAAAGAAAAGATGGAAGAGTTTTTGAAAGAAGCTTATGAAATCTTATAAAAGATTAGTTCCATCACCAAATTCTCAATCAAATAAAATAACATTTATTGATCTTATAAGAAGATTAAAAAAAGAGCCCATAGAGTATGAAGAGTTTTTAAAATTATTAGAAAAGTGTACAGATAAATCTTTTGAAGATTCTCAATTAGAGTTTGAACTTCTATTAATAAATGGTTTTCCTCTTGATATTATTGATAATTTTGTATATTTAAAAACGACAAATACAAAAATAGAAGAGCAAACTTTTTGTATTGTTGATATTGAAACAAATGGAGGAACTCCTAAAAAAGGGCATCAAATTATTGAATTAGGTGCTGTAAAGTATAAAAATGGAGAAATTATAGATAAGTTTAACTCTTTGGTTTTTGCAAAAGATATTCCTATTTTTGTTCAAGAAGTTACAAATATAACTGTTGATATGTTAAAAAATGCTCCACGATTGGATAAAGTTTTGCAAGAGTTTAAACTATTTTTAGCAGATGATGTTTTTGTGGCACATGATATAAAATTTGATTATAACTTTATATCAGACTCTTTTGAAATATATAATCTAGGAAAACTTTTAAACCGTAAAATTTGCACTATTGATTTAGCAAAAAGAACTATAAAATCAGAAAAATATGGATTAAGTACATTAAAAGAACTTTTAAATATAGATGTTAATAATCATCATAGAGCATATTTTGATGCTTTAACAACTAGTAAAATATTTGAGAAATCTATTTTAAATATTGATAAAAATATTGTAAAAACAGTTGAAGATTTGATAAGTTTTAGTAAATCAAATAATATTTTAAAGTAAATGTGTCAAATTTGTAAAAAAATAAGATAATATTCATGAATTTTACTATCTTAGAAAAATAATAAGAATATAAAATATTGAAAAATAGGGCATTTGTGATAAAATAATATATCAAAAAATGCCAATTCATTAACTAAACATTAATAGCAAAAATGTAGAATTTTTCTATTAATTATAAAAGGATTTAACTTGTATTTGAAAAAAATATTATTCTCTTTGAAAACGACAGTTATACTATTGTCGATTTTAGCAATTTCAGCTGGTGTTGCAACATTTATAGAAAATGATTTTGGTACAACATCTGCACTCTTTTTGGTTTATAACAGCTTTTGGTATGAAGCACTTTTAGTTCTTACAACTATTAATTTAATATCTGTTATATATAAATTTAAAATGTGGAAAAATACTGCAAGGTTTCTTTTTCACTCATCTTTTGTTGTCATATTAATTGGAGCAGGTATTACAAGATATGTTGGCTATGAAGGAATAGTTCAAATTCCTGAAGGAGTTACAACAAATGAAATGATATCTTTAGAACCATATTTACAAGTAACAGTTGAAAAAGATAATAATATTATTGCTCAAGAGATGTATCAAGAAGATTTTACATCACTTTTTAAATCCT
This window harbors:
- a CDS encoding 3'-5' exonuclease encodes the protein MKSYKRLVPSPNSQSNKITFIDLIRRLKKEPIEYEEFLKLLEKCTDKSFEDSQLEFELLLINGFPLDIIDNFVYLKTTNTKIEEQTFCIVDIETNGGTPKKGHQIIELGAVKYKNGEIIDKFNSLVFAKDIPIFVQEVTNITVDMLKNAPRLDKVLQEFKLFLADDVFVAHDIKFDYNFISDSFEIYNLGKLLNRKICTIDLAKRTIKSEKYGLSTLKELLNIDVNNHHRAYFDALTTSKIFEKSILNIDKNIVKTVEDLISFSKSNNILK
- the rpe gene encoding ribulose-phosphate 3-epimerase — encoded protein: MLVAPSILSADFGNLEKDIKAICDAGCDLVHVDVMDGHYVPNLTIGPVVVEAVAKVATKPLDIHLMVENNNFFVDLFAPLKPKYLSFHIESEKHPHRLIQKIRSLGISPAIVLNPHTRVEDIEYLLEDLDMVLLMSVNPGFGGQKFIPIVIEKAKKLKELIIKRNPSCLIEVDGGVSNKNIKELKESGVDIVVAGSYVFGSSNYEEAIKSLKI
- a CDS encoding phospholipase A — its product is MRIFLYFLFISISFANDNLEEKLENYFEKNINKIEEKDTNYSIKQYSTKNFGLLPFKSNYILPASYYFNDFEGERKDIETIFQFSLQKNLASNLFSDNDTLNVAYTQKSFWQTTADSAPFRETVYEPELFLDFYKDYKYLKLLRLSLYHMSNGKDKEESRSSNRFYIESTFQFDNLFIIPRVWYRILERNNIDDNPDFYKYYGYGDLKLIYFYKKHSFELLLRNNLRFNSQNKGYAELNWNIPFPKFLNNDNTFFLFQVSHGYGHSFIDYDREVTNIGFGISITR
- a CDS encoding hemolysin family protein encodes the protein MLLLAVFLVFLNGFFVLSEFAIVKVRRTKLEEFVKQGKGGAVLALKMSNSLDTYLSATQLGITFSSLALGWIGEPTLAKLIEANFSFLANNPVLLHTVSFIIAFSMITFLHVVFGEIVPKSIAIAKAEVMVLYIARPLYIFWIVFYPLIRFFDIVAAFVIRALGIKPATEHELSHSEEELRIIVNESFRGGHIDSVESEIIKNAVDFSETVAKEIMTPRKDMICLNSEKSYEENIRRVTSTQHTRYPYCIGGKDNIVGMVHTRDILNSALTNKEINISSLVRPIIMVPENTSISIILTRMNKSRIHLALVVDEYGGTSGLITMDDILEEIIGETTDEHDPNDKLIQEIDENIYEFDGIVNIEKVEELLEIHFDKNEISVTIGGRILNLIGRLPTVGEIIEDKDCSYEILEVQDNRIKKILCTKKVISDDINTGD
- a CDS encoding endonuclease MutS2, yielding MEKLITKLDLNDYIENFKKLFAREKSIILEGDINIHFKIIEELSKYNFNAPKSVENLDSELIHLQKQGVLKIYEIYEFVKIINYFLYLKRFNFEGKLLEWMEKIVIPNEILNICNFFDDKSKLKNGINEDLDNIKEAINRNKEEIKQSLYKLVNSPKLRTYLVDMQVHFINSEECLLVRGGFNHALNASVIDRSNSGFFYVVPHSISELKQKRSDLENKQEEILFKICKEISHIFEKNLLFLKFINKEFDKFDHYQARIFFSKIDDKNFILPTKDGINKLVEFSHPALVNAKPISVDFSKKVIMLTGVNAGGKTMMLKSILSAIFLSKYLLPYKTHKSTVVSNFKSINAILDDPQSVKNDISTFAGRMLEFSKLFEVKNAIIGVDEIELGTDSDEAASLFKVIIEDLIKNDIKIIITTHHKRLAALMAANPDVELIAALYDEENQRPTYEFLQGTIGKSYAFETALRYKIPLGVVKRAKEVYGEDKDRLNELIERSSELEREYRQKIANLDNEIENYKRLTSNLKEQKESLDEHIYSEKSKLHKEYKDARDEAKKAIKAKLIKESHQHLNISHKMAKDIEIEKVQEQIEFKVGDRVKYRTTKGTIVSIKGAKAFIENDMGIKVQVMISDLSRSGNPPPKIPTKKAIVNIAKPESGNIKLDLHGQRAEEAIDNLDKFLSDALLAGFEEVLVYHGIGTGKLAFAVKEFLKKHPRVKGFEDAHPSSGGFGAKVIKL
- a CDS encoding phosphoribosylanthranilate isomerase, with protein sequence MRVKICGITNYEDAINAVNAGASALGFVFYEKSPRYIKPQNALLIVEKLPPFVQIVGLFVNETTENINKISLESKMQVAQIIDDKNIVDYSKLNIKAIKVVRVKEKEDLEKLENIYYLVDAFVDSFGGAGKRIDLDFFKNIDCSKFILAGGLSKDNLKELNGFGFFAIDVSSAVEKEKGKKDKEKMEEFLKEAYEIL